The Arctopsyche grandis isolate Sample6627 chromosome 7, ASM5162203v2, whole genome shotgun sequence genome includes a window with the following:
- the LOC143914598 gene encoding MD-2-related lipid-recognition protein-like, with protein sequence MTSTRLVLSIAACFLILGTSVYGEVVQYESCSDEANSCTIHEVRISPCKEAQQNKACKIKKGKSAAVEIDFTPTFDAEKLTGTAFWTSKVADLPFVGMDTNACNYATCPIVKNQRTTYDFKLDISRKFPSSTYDVKWKLANDNHDQCCVILKIALVR encoded by the exons ATGACTTCAACACGTTTAGTATTGAGCATAGCTGCCTGCTTTTTGATTCTTGGAACATCAGTATATGGGGAAGTCGTCCAATATGAGAGTTGTTCTGATgaag CAAACAGTTGCACAATACACGAAGTTAGAATAAGTCCATGCAAAGAAGCTCAACAGAATAAAGCGTGCAAAATTAAGAAGGGAAAGTCAGCTGCGGTTGAAATTGACTTCACTCCAA CATTCGACGCTGAAAAATTAACTGGAACTGCATTTTGGACAAGCAAAGTAGCGGATTTGCCCTTCGTCGGTATGGATACCAATGCTTGCAACTATGCAACATGCCCAATCGTCAAAAACCAAAGAACCACATATGACTTCAAACTGGACATTTCTCGGAAATTCccctct tcgaCCTATGATGTAAAATGGAAGCTCGCAAACGACAATCATGACCAATGCtgtgttattttgaaaatcgcacTTGTTAGATGA